TAACTTATCATTGGGGCTTTTCACTAATAATTCATTTCAGTAAATGGCCTTAggtgcccttttttttttaaatagctggtGTCCAGAGGTATCATCAATGCATTTAGAAAAGGTCCAGTGTGTGTACTAGGCTTAAGTGGGGCAGGTTTACCCGGCCTCACCTGTCAGAAGGTGTCTAGAAGGGGCATACACCCAGAGCTGTCTTTCCCCTCCGTTCTCACACTCTCCATGTGAGCTGCCTCTCTATTACACGGCAGCTTAAAATAACCCACATTCCCGCCTTAGCGCAGATTCTAACTCCTAGCCAGTGATACTAagttctctctccttctatcatgcgCTCATTCCAGGTGCTTACAACAATGCGGGACTGGTACCCTTAGCCAATGTGATCGCTCCAGGCGTCCCTCCTCCACCTCCGTACACTCCAAATCCAGCAGGAACAGGTAAAGGCCTGCAGTTGTAGGTGGTTTAAAATAAGTCGTGTAATGTTCATCTATGTTTCTGTAAGTGTGTCTGCACAACCTGCTCTAGTCATGTGGATAGGATTCCTTCCTATGTACCTTATTTTTCCCGTCAGTGTTTTCAATGATGTCTACTTACTTTgattttagcttttcttttttgacatcTATCTGTGATTATGCTGGGGGAATGATCTGATTAAAGCTTGAAATTGTTTCTTTCTATATAGACAATGAAGACCTTTCCAGTCAGTCAAAGCCTACACAGAGTCAAAGTAAGTACCAAATAGACCCGGGAACAACTGCTGTCTGCCATGGCTGCTGCCTGCCGCTCACAGGGAActccccagcactgtgtgtgtgtgtgtgtgcgtgtgggggggggggggggggggggggggattcaccAAGAGCGACTTGATGATGATAGAGTTTATGACTTTGTATCCTGATAGTGTGAATTCTAGACGTCACATAACATGTACTCACTTAGCATTGTGATGTGGGAGAGGGGATTTTCATATGCACACAAAGATAACGCTCTTTGATAGATAATAAGTCTAGTAAGCCTACGGAGCCTTAGGTGTAGCCGAAGGAGGGAAAAGATAAAGGAACACTGGAGGGCAAAGGCACTGAGCACAACGTGGCTGGGTGGCCTCCAGATGGCAGCACCGAGCTATATTGCCCAGTCAGAAGTGAACAGTAAGAAGCGATGCTTTCTGGTATGGGAGGAAAAGGAGTTCTCTCGCAGAGAGAAAGAGCAGCACTTACATCTGATTAGTGTGCCAAGGTTGGGAGCGTGGGTGGGAAGTCTCCCCTCCCTGTGAAGGTGCCCGGCAGTGTGGCCAGCTTCTGGgtacaggagagagggcagatggTGGGTGTCAGGATTTCTTTCTGAGCCTTTGGAGCTTCCTAGCTCTGTAAACAAGTCATTCAACTTTGTGaaaatagtttataaataaatatatatatttttttttaaatttctttttaaaaatgacagaacGGTAATAAAGACTACCTGTGTACTGGTAAGCCATGGGCCCTATCATGTCATAGCCACGTGGTATTATTTGTTGtaggttttgggggtttttgttgttgtttcatttgtttgtttgttatgctGTGCTGGTATATTGAGGCCAGGGCCTTATACAAGCTTTCTATAATGAAGCTGCATAACTGTATGATCTTTATTAAGCCACTGGCTTGTCCACACCAAGCCTCAGTGTATCCGTATATAAAATGGGAGCATAGGTCTCCAGATTAATGTGAGGCAGATGGAGTGACCGTCCTCTTGCCAAAGGTCTGGATTCCATACACATCCTTAAATGTCTGTCTTACTCCCTGAAAAATGCTGTTCAGTGGTTATCACTACAGAGGGAGAAGCTGTCTGTTACCTCTGAAACAGAATTGGTCTAAATACAGTCTCAGACAATGCTTACCACAGTAGCCTGTAAAAGTCTGGGTTCCCATCAGCTGCCACAGAGCAGTTGGACACAGCCATTGAACTCATTCTAGAAGGAAGAACCCAGGTTGCCCCAAATCCTCCTTTTAATCCTCCATAGAGATGATCAGATTAGATGGTGTAGCAAACACAAGTTCTTGGGTGGTTTGGGATCTGCCCTCTAAGGTGAACGAACCTGTATGGACTGGCACACACTTACTAAAACAGAGGCCTGAGCGTGCAGGGTGAATAGACACAACACTCCACTGGACGAGTCCCCAGGATTGGCTATGTAAGGCTTTTCAGTGTTCCCAAGACACACTGTAGGCTGTGCAGGTCAGCGAGATGGTTCTGGGctgagaggctgtgtgtgtgttcaccctAGAGAAAGGGTTCTTCAAGCGTCCGGCCCCTCAGATGTGACTTGCAACTTGATGCTGGCCGGGTTTTCCTTTGGTATTTGTGAAATATGACCCCTCCCCTCCAAAACAGTGGCTAtgcttcttttcatttaaattggGCATTTCAACCCTGGCAAACgcctgcctcttctctccctcagcaTTTTCCACCCCAGCGAGTCAGCTCTTCTCTCCTCATGGTTCTAATCCTTCAACTCCTGCTGCGACTCCAGTACCTGCTGTGTCTCCAGCCAAGGCAGTAAACCATCCATCCGTGTCAGCAGCTGCTACCGGGGCTGGAATGAGTGCGACCAACACTGCCCTGGCGGTGTTCCCAACGCCTCAGCCAAACACGCCGAACCCGACTGTGATCCGGACTCCCTCCGTGCCCGCGACGCCTGTTACTTCCACCCACAGCACCACACCCACTCCTGTCCCTTCCGTTTTTTCTGGTCTAGTGCCACTGCCGGGTCTatctgccacccccaccccacccactcaggCCAGCTCGACATCAAGGGTCACTCTGGCTTCCAGTGAGACATTTGCTTCCACGTGTGCCCCATTCACTGGCCACTCCTCAGCCAGCTCTACTGCTGGGTCAGCCAGTAACCCAATCACAGCTCCCCTCTCATCGGTCTTCGCAGGTCTGCCTTTGCCCTTCCCACCAGCATCCCACAGCATAGCCACCCCGACTCCTTCTGTAATTGCCAGTGCTGCGGGTCCACATGGTGTAAATAGCCCCCTTCTGTCTGCCTTAAAAGGCTTTCTTACATCAAATGACACACACTTAATCAATTCCTCCGCCTTGCCATCTGCAGTCACAAGTGGACTGGCTTCATTATCCTCTCTTCCCAATCGAAactcagattctcctgcctcggccACTAACAAGTGCTATCCCCCTGCGGCTGTTCCTGCTGCACAGAGGTCTTCCACCCCGGGGCTGGCCATGTTCCCAGGCCTGCAGTCTCCTGTGGCTAGTGCCACCTCTGTAGCCCCAACACTGCCTGCACAGTCTCCGTTAGCTACCCCCTCCACGGTAGTGCCAGTCAGCTGTGGCTCCTCAGGCTCACTTTTGCACGGTCCCCATGCGGGTGGCATCTCATCTGCCCCTGCTGCAGCAACTATGCCTGTTATGATAAAAAGTGAGCCCACAAGCCCCCCACCGTCGGCCTTCAAAGGCCCAGCTCACCCCGGGACTCCTGCTCGTGGTACCTTGGGCCTGTCGGGTACCCTGGGCCGTGGGTACCCCACCACCTCAGTGCCCATCAGTGTGTCTACTTGCCTTAACCCTGCACTGTCCGGGCTCTCCAGCCTGAGCACCCCGTTAGCTGGTTCTATGTCCCTTCCGCCGCACGCATCCTCCACGCCCATCGCGCCTGTCTTCACTGCCCTTCCCCCTTTCACTTCATTGACTAATAGTTTCCCTCTACCGGGCAGTCCCTCCCTCAATCCTGCTGTATCCCTCGTGGGGTCGTCGACCACCACATCTGCAGCTGTACACCCTAGCTCTGCAACAGTGCGCTCAGTGCTACCCACCTCCAATGCCTCGCCTGCGGCCTTCCCACTCAACCTGTCCACCGCTGTGCCCTCGCTCTTCGCTGTCACCCAGGGCCCGCTGCCCACCTCTAACCCGTCCTACCCCGGCTTCCCTGTCTCCAGTGCCCCAAGCGGTGGCCCCACGCTGCCCTCGTTCCCAGGGCTGCAGGCGCCCTCTACGGTGGCAGTTACCCCGTTGCCAGTGGCTGCCTCGGCTCCATCGCCTGCACCTGTCCTCCCGGGGTTTGCCTCAGCCTTCAGTTCCAACTTCAACTCCGCCCTGGTGGCACAAGCCGGGTATGTGACTGGGCTGCAGACAGTTTGAGTCACTTCTCACCAAGCTTATGTGGCTTGGTCTTGTTTTATATTGAGATATTGGGTGAAGAGGGGTGGGGGGTTAGAAGCCCAGTACCCAAAATGTTTCATGACTCCTCAACCAGGTAACATAGAGTGACTACTTGGCTTGCTTCTGA
This region of Mus caroli chromosome 3, CAROLI_EIJ_v1.1, whole genome shotgun sequence genomic DNA includes:
- the Proser1 gene encoding proline and serine-rich protein 1, whose protein sequence is MDKKSFETVLDEIRKAVLTEYKLKAIEYVHGYFSSEQVVDLLRYFSWAEPQLKAMKALQHKMVAVHPAEVVSILSCFTFSKDKLAALELLASNIVDAQNSRPIEDLFRINMSEKKRCKRVLEQASKAGCKAPHAMISSCGTFPGNPYPKGKPSRINGIFPGTPLKKDGEEITNEGKGIAARILGPSKPPPSTYNPHKPVPYPIPPCRPHATIAPSAYNNAGLVPLANVIAPGVPPPPPYTPNPAGTDNEDLSSQSKPTQSQTFSTPASQLFSPHGSNPSTPAATPVPAVSPAKAVNHPSVSAAATGAGMSATNTALAVFPTPQPNTPNPTVIRTPSVPATPVTSTHSTTPTPVPSVFSGLVPLPGLSATPTPPTQASSTSRVTLASSETFASTCAPFTGHSSASSTAGSASNPITAPLSSVFAGLPLPFPPASHSIATPTPSVIASAAGPHGVNSPLLSALKGFLTSNDTHLINSSALPSAVTSGLASLSSLPNRNSDSPASATNKCYPPAAVPAAQRSSTPGLAMFPGLQSPVASATSVAPTLPAQSPLATPSTVVPVSCGSSGSLLHGPHAGGISSAPAAATMPVMIKSEPTSPPPSAFKGPAHPGTPARGTLGLSGTLGRGYPTTSVPISVSTCLNPALSGLSSLSTPLAGSMSLPPHASSTPIAPVFTALPPFTSLTNSFPLPGSPSLNPAVSLVGSSTTTSAAVHPSSATVRSVLPTSNASPAAFPLNLSTAVPSLFAVTQGPLPTSNPSYPGFPVSSAPSGGPTLPSFPGLQAPSTVAVTPLPVAASAPSPAPVLPGFASAFSSNFNSALVAQAGLSSGLQAAGSSVFPGLLSLPGIPGFSQAPPQSSLQELQHSTAAQSALLQQVHSASALESYPAQADGFPSYPSTPGTPFSLQTGLSQSGWQ